One window from the genome of Populus alba chromosome 15, ASM523922v2, whole genome shotgun sequence encodes:
- the LOC118057135 gene encoding uncharacterized protein isoform X2, which translates to MVDDDDGYRRCSRSAGKWRCKERAFSGKAYCEKHHLYSVERGLKRSMEKKSGNGGGVEVGSQRKKRQREGSEEDSGILAGEKEQKVSDHVGFGDQGVHDWFSVGNSDVLEWFDDVGAGNVGESFQLWQNEATACGNNGQVLGGEGFEDSFGGECGGTEVLGLDGKVFQVWDGEGFRLGESGLGASENGVVGLGDQGAPDLFCQVSPANVGNVGVGSSGGGIHGVFGEVNGKNGDITLSGESMEGLFGECKNGGMAASGEGVQCWCGEAGCASIDGEGIQGLFGETACENGGEGIESGCHRNGGGDDVEDDGKTNKKEVFGVEAVGIDDSSEFGGDDKGGEVSPVKRKRGRPKGLTKKKNDPRGQVKLGLGGDNVIGNGSDVGMIEMEMFSETSGVNGEGNRNNSVEDKQILGAGECIERSVGNEIVRPKAKRGRPKGSGKKQKDVAPEEKQCLPGDFLGNNNAGIESVTPATLENGRTTLLCAEDDETPGNKGGTETVTPKRRGRPKGSKNKNNGDTAGENQEMTGEAKGCIGSVVWTTILMGVKSETAIAGAEDREIPGEGTCANGKVEEIIAPKKRGRPKGSKKEENLAGDNREMPGETKDTTDCDNRTTRSMQLESERTTLEDAKDKELPDEVTGGKGIITPNRRGRPKGSKNKKKENLASGEAKVSVDSCDKTNIPRVLWNERITLLDEEENGGSHELPCGIVGYNESRDNEVRLAGCVNDMTTCLGENDGAMADDNIDSSFGVNDESKPKRKRGRPKDSKNKQKSLAGDRQQFPGDIMVSNDGADNKFRLMGFENWTTATFDGYKALCSHATIEGADNKASLIDLGNGMAALVGEKARKLPSEATGVSGDGQEIIEPSLDRMGSKNKPKNPAGDGWELPSDIVDRNGDAGNVIREVVLENRMVASSCEGHRVLSVEVTGHSREGNEIRMPRPRGRPKGSVKKKNLAGGHQELPGEVMSGNDGKDTVSLMGSENRMTARLGEEYWVLPGVATGHSGEAYDNIKSRRGRGRPKGSGNKKKNLAGGNQKLAGEVMYGNDGENAVRWMGLGNGMTTLIGEKHRALTGEATGHSEEGGIPKRKPGRPKGSKNKKTLAGCNQGLPGETMHGNDAGEKTLRLTSIDNGWAAPLGQCKIKCKSDGEDSIICLAGSESEGSMLEGEEDRIIATEAGTANPQSKIECAQPEASRRKKLSIAAKEEERQNGEFMGKGDGESIRPNNKQVRRKVLKSKRTILLAKSFDRILRQKYGMKKESGEDLGMDRDILAEQTGHLTNIKKRPRGRPPKHNRSENSNLLGANKKNEQKTLMCHQCCRNNRSGVVICSNCKRKRYCYECLAKWYPKRTHEEIEIACPFCRGNCNCRVCLKEDVVVLAGDDKADANAKLQKLLYLLHKTLPLLRHIQREQNSEIYVDSRIRGSQLTEEHVTKSLLDDDDRVYCDNCSTSIVNFHRSCPNPDCSYDLCLTCCSELRIGFKPGGNEAESSHQRFFERVDSQGALVHDQINENGKGVGSKTQVSDLESKCTADMSCKFPDWRAESDGRIPCPPKELGGCGTEILNLRRIFDANFVEEMIKSSEELTLNYQSPDIRLCEECYLCHPTSSTENGSKDFAVRKAAYRENSDDNFLYCPNALQLCDDDFEHFQLHWMRGEPVIVSHALERTSGLSWEPMVMWRAFKGAEKIIKEEAHRVKAIDCLDWCEVQVNIFQFFKGYLEGRSYRNGWPEMLKLKDWPPSNFFEECLPRHGAEYVSMLPFSEYTHPKSGILNMATKLPAVLKPDLGPKTYIAYGFVEELGRGDSVTKLHCDMSDAVNILTHMTEVKVPRWQRKIIKKIQKQHEAEDMNPVCGGIQKVTSKSGRKPRKRHWKVEKMDPELPKKDENIESDSSLERLYVQEQKLEEQKSMCQELGEFYGIVCGIRCSSTKSEVTADTNLQPVAKMNARVQKYDTSSADLNESVNRDCIEGNHTSELVYGGAVWDIFRRQDVPKLIEFLKRHQKEFRHVSSLPVNTVIHPIHDQTFYLSEKHKRQLKEEFNCGTISSLQMLNLGHLSSTLVRLFSYLQDVLIK; encoded by the exons atggttgatgatgatgatgggtaCAGGAGGTGTTCAAGAAGTGCAGGCAAGTGGAGGTGTAAGGAGAGAGCTTTTAGTGGCAAAGCGTATTGTGAAAAACACCATCTTTATTCAGTGGAGAGGGGTTTGAAGAGAAGCATGGAGAAGAAGAGTGGAAATGGAGGTGGGGTTGAAGTGGGTTCTCAGAGAAAGAAGAGACAGAGGGAGGGAAGTGAAGAGGATTCAGGTATTTTGGCGGGAGAGAAGGAACAGAAGGTTAGTGATCATGTGGGTTTTGGAGATCAAGGGGTTCATGACTGGTTTAGTGTTGGGAATTCAGATGTTTTGGAGTGGTTTGATGATGTAGGTGCTGGTAATGTTGGTGAAAGCTTTCAGCTTTGGCAAAATGAAGCTACTGCATGTGGGAATAATGGGCAGGTTCTTGGCGGTGAAGGGTTTGAAGATAGTTTTGGTGGAGAATGTGGTGGTACTGAGGTTTTGGGTCTGGATGGTAAGGTTTTTCAGGTTTGGGATGGTGAAGGATTTCGATTGGGCGAGTCTGGTCTGGGTGCTAGTGAAAATGGTGTTGTGGGTCTAGGTGATCAAGGGGCCCCAGACCTATTTTGTCAAGTTAGTCCTGCTAATGTTGGAAATGTGGGCGTGGGTTCTAGTGGTGGAGGAATACACGGGGTATTTGGTGAAGTCAATGGGAAAAATGGTGATATAACCCTCTCTGGTGAAAGCATGGAGGGACTATTTGGTGAATGTAAAAATGGAGGTATGGCTGCTAGTGGTGAAGGGGTTCAATGCTGGTGTGGTGAAGCCGGGTGTGCTAGTATTGACGGTGAGGGAATTCAGGGCCTTTTTGGTGAAACTGCTTGTGAAAATGGGGGTGAAGGGATTGAAAGTGGATGTCATAGGAATGGAGGTGGAGATGATGTTGAAGATGATGGGAAAACGAACAAGAAGGAAGTTTTTGGTGTTGAAGCAGTTGGTATTGACGATTCAAGTGAGTTTGGTGGTGACGACAAGGGTGGAGAGGTTTCTCCAGTGAAACGCAAGCGAGGGCGACCCAAGGGTTtaacgaagaagaagaatgatccTCGAGGTCAAGTAAAACTTGGCCTAGGTGGTGATAATGTGATCGGAAATGGTAGTGACGTTGGGATGATTGAAATGGAAATGTTCAGTGAAACCAGTGGTGTCAATGGAGAAGGAAATAGGAATAACTCAGTGGAGGATAAGCAAATCCTTGGTGCTGGAGAATGTATTGAGAGATCAGTTGGAAATGAGATTGTGCGGCCAAAGGCAAAGCGTGGCCGACCAAAAGGTTCAGGGAAGAAGCAAAAAGATGTTGCACCTGAAGAAAAACAGTGCTTGCCTGGTGATTTTCTGGGCAATAACAATGCTGGCATTGAGTCTGTTACCCCGGCAACATTGGAGAATGGGAGGACTACTCTTCTATGCGCAGAGGACGATGAAACTCCTGGTAACAAGGGTGGAACTGAGACTGTCACACCAAAAAGGCGTGGGAGACCAAAGGgatcaaaaaataagaataatggAGATACTGCAGGTGAGAATCAAGAAATGACTGGTGAAGCTAAGGGTTGTATTGGTAGTGTTGTATGGACTACGATACTAATGGGTGTGAAGAGTGAGACTGCTATTGCAGGGGCAGAGGACAGAGAAATTCCAGGTGAAGGCACTTGTGCTAATGGGAAAGTAGAGGAGATCATCGCACCAAAGAAGCGTGGCAGACCAAAGGGTTCAAAAAAGGAGGAAAACCTTGCTGGAGATAATCGAGAAATGCCCGGTGAAACCAAGGATACAACTGACTGTGACAATAGGACTACTAGATCAATGCAGTTGGAGAGTGAGAGGACTACACTCGAAGATGCAAAGGACAAAGAATTGCCTGATGAAGTCACTGGTGGTAAAGGGATCATCACACCAAATAGGCGTGGCAGACCCAAGGGTtcaaagaataagaagaaggaAAATCTTGCCAGTGGTGAAGCCAAGGTGAGTGTTGATAGTTGTGATAAGACTAATATACCAAGGGTTTTGTGGAATGAGAGGATTACTCTTttagatgaagaagaaaatggaggCAGTCATGAATTGCCCTGTGGTATTGTGGGTTATAATGAAAGTCGTGATAACGAAGTCAGGCTGGCAGGTTGTGTGAATGACATGACTACTTGTTTAGGGGAAAATGATGGGGCAATGGCTGATGATAATATTGACAGTAGTTTTGGAGTGAATGATGAAAGCAAACCTAAGCGTAAGCGAGGGCGACCAAAGGACTCgaaaaataagcaaaaatcTCTTGCTGGTGACAGGCAACAATTTCCCGGTGATATCATGGTTAGCAATGATGGGGCTGATAATAAATTTAGGTTGATGGGTTTTGAGAATTGGACGACTGCTACTTTTGATGGATATAAAGCCTTGTGTAGTCACGCCACTATTGAAGGTGCTGACAACAAAGCTAGTCTGATCGATTTAGGGAATGGGATGGCTGCTCTTGTGGGTGAAAAAGCTAGGAAATTGCCTAGTGAGGCCACTGGTGTTAGTGGAGATGGTCAGGAAATCATAGAACCTAGTCTTGACAGAATGGGCTCCAAGAACAAGCCAAAAAATCCAGCAGGTGATGGTTGGGAATTGCCTAGTGACATTGTGGATAGAAATGGAGATGCGGGCAACGTAATCAGGGAGGTGGTTTTAGAGAATAGGATGGTTGCTTCTTCATGTGAAGGACATCGGGTATTGTCTGTTGAGGTCACTGGCCATAGCAGAGAGGGTAATGAAATTAGAATGCCCAGGCCACGCGGCCGACCAAAGGGCTcagtgaagaagaaaaatcttgcTGGTGGTCACCAGGAATTGCCTGGGGAAGTTATGAGTGGTAATGATGGCAAGGACACAGTTAGTCTGATGGGTTCAGAGAATAGGATGACTGCTCGATTAGGTGAAGAGTACTGGGTATTGCCTGGCGTGGCCACTGGCCATAGTGGAGAGGCGTATGATAATATAAAGTCTAGGCGTGGTCGTGGTCGACCAAAGGGCTCAgggaacaagaagaaaaatcttgCAGGTGGTAATCAGAAATTGGCTGGTGAAGTTATGTATGGTAATGATGGTGAGAATGCTGTTAGGTGGATGGGTTTAGGGAATGGGATGACTACTCTTATTGGAGAAAAACATAGAGCACTGACTGGCGAGGCCACTGGCCATAGTGAAGAGGGGGGAATTCCTAAGCGTAAGCCAGGCCGTCCAAAGGGGTCAAAGAACAAGAAAACTCTTGCAGGTTGTAATCAGGGATTGCCTGGTGAAACCATGCACGGTAATGATGCTGGTGAGAAAACACTGAGGCTAACTAGTATAGATAATGGTTGGGCAGCTCCTTTAGGCCAGTGCAAAATCAAGTGTAAAAGTGATGGTGAGGATAGTATTATTTGTCTAGCAGGTTCTGAGAGTGAAGGGAGTATGCTTGAAGGCGAGGAAGATAGGATAATAGCAACTGAAGCTGGCACTGCGAATCCCCAGTCTAAGATTGAGTGTGCTCAACCTGAAGCTTCAAGGAGAAAGAAGCTAAGTATTGCTgctaaagaagaagagagacagAATGGAGAATTTATGGGCAAAGGTGATGGTGAAAGTATAAGGCCAAACAATAAGCAAGTCAGACGAAAAGTCTTAAAGAGTAAGAGAACTATTCTGTTAGCTAAATCTTTTGACCGTATATTAAGGCAGAAGTATGGAATGAAGAAGGAAAGTGGGGAAGATTTGGGAATGGACAGGGATATTCTGGCTGAGCAAACTGGTCACTTGACCAATATTAAGAAGAGGCCTAGGGGAAGGCCACCAAAGCACAACCGAtcagaaaattcaaatttacta GGTGCCAACAAGAAAAACGAACAGAAGACCTTGATGTGCCACCAATGCTGCAGGAATAATAGGAGTGGTGTTGTCATTTGTTCTAATTGCAAAAGAAAGCGCTATTGCTATGAGTGCCTTGCGAAGTG GTACCCTAAGAGAACACACGAGGAGATAGAGATTGCATGCCCATTTTGTCGTGGTAATTGCAATTGCAGAGTAtgcctcaaggaagatgtagtTGTGCTC GCTGGTGATGATAAAGCTGATGCAAATGCCAAATTGCAAAAGCTTCTTTACCTGCTACACAAGACTTTACCTCTCCTCAGGCATATTCAAAGGGAACAGAACTCTGAAATATATGTAGACTCCAGGATCCGTG GTAGCCAATTAACAGAAGAGCATGTAACAAAATCTTTACTTGACGATGATGATCGAGTATATTG TGACAATTGCAGTACATCTATTGTTAATTTCCACAGAAGCTGTCCCAATCCTGATTGTTCCTATGATCTCTGTCTCACTTGTTGTTCGGAACTCAGAATAGGATTTAAGCCTGGAGGTAATGAAGCAGAATCTTCTCACCAACGATTTTTTGAAAGAGTAGATAGTCAAGGTGCACTTGTTCATGACCAGATAAATGAAAATGGAAAAGGAGTTGGTAGCAAGACTCAAGTGTCTGATTTGGAAAGTAAGTGCACAGCTGATATGTCATGCAAGTTTCCTGATTGGAGAGCAGAGAGTGATGGAAGGATTCCTTGCCCTCCTAAAGAACTGGGAGGCTGTGGTACCGAGATACTCAACCTGAGACGTATCTTTGATGCTAACTTTGTTGAAGAGATGATTAAGAGTTCTGAGGAACTTACTCTTAACTATCAGTCCCCAGATATAAGACTTTGTGAAGAATGTTATTTGTGCCATCCTACCAGTTCCACTGAAAATGGATCTAAAGATTTTGCAGTGAGGAAAGCAGCTTATAGGGAGAACAGTGATGATAACTTTCTGTACTGCCCAAATGCACTTCAGTTGTGTGATGATGACTTTGAACATTTTCAATTGCATTGGATGAGAGGTGAGCCTGTTATAGTTAGCCATGCACTTGAAAGGACTTCTGGTCTGAGCTGGGAACCAATGGTCATGTGGAGGGCTTTTAAAGGTgcagaaaagattataaaagAGGAAGCACACAGGGTTAAAGCCATTGATTGCCTGGATTGGTGCGAG GTTCAGGTTAATATTTTCCAGTTTTTCAAGGGCTATTTAGAGGGTCGTAGCTATAGGAATGGTTGGCCAGAGATGCTGAAGCTGAAGGATTGGCCCCCATCAAATTTCTTTGAAGAATGTTTGCCAAGGCATGGTGCTGAGTATGTTTCTATGCTCCCCTTCAGTGAGTATACCCATCCAAAATCTGGCATTCTGAATATGGCTACAAAGCTTCCTGCTGTTTTGAAGCCAGACTTGGGGCCTAAAACTTACATAGCATATGGATTTGTGGAAGAACTTGGTAGAGGTGATTCAGTGACGAAACTGCATTGTGACATGTCTGACGCG GTCAATATACTTACTCATATGACAGAAGTGAAAGTTCCTCGATggcaaagaaaaattataaaaaaaatacaaaagcaaCATGAAGCTGAAGATATGAATCCGGTTTGTGGTGGGATACAGAAAGTGACTAGTAAATCTGGAAGGAAGCCACGAAAAAGACACTGGAAAGTTGAGAAAATGGATCCTGAATTAcctaaaaaagatgaaaatatcgAGAGTGACTCCTCACTAGAGCGGTTGTATGTCCAGGAACAGAAACTGGAAGAACAAAAAAGCATGTGCCAAGAGTTGGGGGAATTTTATGGCATTGTGTGTGGGATAAGATGTTCTTCAACTAAATCAGAGGTGACTGCTGATACCAATTTGCAGCCAGTTGCAAAAATGAATGCAAGGGTGCAAAAATATGATACGAGCTCTGCTGATTTAAATGAAAGTGTGAACAGAGATTGTATTGAAGGAAACCACACCTCAGAACTTGTATATGGTGGTGCTGTTTGGGACATTTTCCGTCGGCAAGATGTGCCCAagttaattgaatttttgaagAGGCATCAGAAAGAATTTCGCCATGTCAGTAGCCTGCCTGTAAATACT GTTATTCATCCCATCCATGACCAAACCTTTTATCTAAGTGAGAAACACAAAAGGCAGCTGAAGGAGGAGTTCA ATTGTGGAACTATATCTTCTTTGCAGATGTTGAACCTTGGACATTTGAGCAGCACCTTGGTGAGGCTGTTTTCATACCTGCAGGATGTCCTCATCAAGTGA